In Hydractinia symbiolongicarpus strain clone_291-10 chromosome 4, HSymV2.1, whole genome shotgun sequence, the following proteins share a genomic window:
- the LOC130640959 gene encoding 1-phosphatidylinositol 3-phosphate 5-kinase-like isoform X1, translating to MDNRHDPTKLTSFQPLTPVLSSGGFSLSRLFEFGRRKTSRTPKLPATPEQARKTPEDDSVKTVSTEENVNAAGATKSDKKENFYSWLTESVSSQTKLYGGKEPPAEVRLTQSETQSPRKDKWRYRNVKTILRRLSALTIDRRWHQSTGDFKHNFKQYWMPDEHCKECYECGDKFNTFRRRHHCRVCGQIFCYRCCNQEVPGKIIGFSGDIRVCNYCNKIVQAYLNDDLEKSIEALSEDFDPTYRYDFGGSSGSLSSVKSGLPFEDAYRVKRAGSSNSINNGGNERSPTPAQRFPFDAFGVAPREANQIKQLQDYLKELWSHITDLKDGLELSSHRYELKTYPNCFAGSELVDWLVKNNRASCRTQAQSTGQALIDNGWIEHVYQNEQNVFKDEYMLYQPTKVAILETETASMTARLHATSNDYSDDSSIERKLTELDDDDDLAPKWFKQLSSITPLDESEIGQNEGVLSQSKRFSAGRHLDLDHVTGDDTDARKADLSLQMNLDTHRLNDDVNKEINVDKASKISLITHVPPLPLDTYVCVEGHQTAMKKKIVKPNNSAISEDILRGVVFPRPNTEPEAQEDNSDDPGKDDCGERVARERLSFSTYHHVQVLMQQLLRQDNLLPTWEEIIMPFISKISNKVVPDVRRDDDMDIRTYVWITNVPGGLKKDSHLISGVVFCKNVSHKRMTDYFLQPRILMMSCAIEYQRVENKMSSLDPLVLQEHAFLQNFVKRVLVLKPNILLVEKNVARVAQDMLLAGGVTLVYNIKQSKMENIARCTGANILSTMEQVTTARLGTCQQFRLQKYPLPKSKETKTLMYFDGCAPDLGCSLILRGGNEKTLIKVKKIIKYLIYVSYHLKLEAKFLMDEFAMPPPLEQLAPQIHQALACPGEDLADGSFDTDAKCQTENRAAVELSESEKFSDALCRIILTSSPFCHYFMPYLLTEEGKDCFSRQFVASRVYWSRYMDGSVAEPSKLLEDDHEWVENQDFISPDTIIKAPHAFTDPASLLDCIEDSEKRETLLNDFRARGGYVDLKMYHKYEEQESQKVYGKYWKKLSLAAGDVVEQEDEEVENIEEVLMENIPDPKHDCFDAYNHQKIAVLFTSYPSESRAPKPCITPWAVYMEFYRRNDITLGGFLERYCFRPSYICPSPNCSVAMVNHVRYFAHGKGSLYIHMRNLESPIPGYDRTILTWSWCKICKQVTPVVPLSFESYSMSFAKYLELRFYGSQYTRRASAEPCGHSLHHDHYQYFSYGNMVASFKYRAIDLYEVILPSNNIVVGKKRHPQTLVNEVEDIYAKVESFPNVIMDRLNGLKSDDPQSFSATREAKIKEFMTDLQKERMNLQDCVHVIKTKADNLIVKKTEVDGDSKSSSNATSKSEVTQSEHLKSNSSSCISSSAEVTQENGVELNDDEKYLLSIDIGNKVFHLKKRMCESVENWNLKLQEFITQDRKREKSAVRSASPVKPTNVPTDITEFYPDSAEVEMDPARPKPQNRETVSEVTLTDGKILRQTYFGNTPSPHPGDSTGNDSPSRVRKVSGQTTTAGSARKISENNPPNIMKEKKDLSLQLTNDRDKSNSDTPSDKTEPERNKVGSPYMLISTLKETANTSSESITSNNASAAGGKENSEDGPFSKAVSFDQTECTSEDKLQDNVVVDVKSQIEALPDSNTETKNKCDDNAIRKLDDGGPIDPWIGIPRARAADLISEKTCLSGSELSLKVECNSDQDDLSDNPSVLTEDDRDSNLPESEVHSEVEVAEEENDHLEDAIQLGESAVDFVERALSPKENEKKVKVKTERKTVGKSVEPVVPVSVKKASSKFVPKLQTNASINKPRSKSTKKYSEFPKFQKEEKVEKIEYLTPKEVKAMQVARRRRTEWENRSRKVTKESKAPPSPVSAEHSKETLPIKTNHFGSSKPSKQKTTKDRKSNPLIKRLVQNTLDSTEGKKKGKITPVKQVTSKNKRQSLQSSFKPIKLDKDFEGDHPLSPVKTDEDIEQPLLKTPAAESTSEAKQPLSNYQKRKMMGHRRMRSAPLRVAPKEDTEVPSELTPESPFVFLNPMDNEVVRERSRSLGNKHVYKESKKLSKMAELVCHEDRVDSERDVPEVVQYDANPTTNITNIDGKTYVVKQQDDRKIVDDAASVRKPTKPGHTRHKSLQHRFLSIENDVTDALKLPAGINEAATVNRRGGSEKMKKIIANWLPGVNFQPIPRPFPSYEQYMPQVNGSACIVINEKEPTSLIAFTLSSQDYMNQLQNIQDMMAGKKVTNTFLQTPIINSQPNTPSPTRKQVLVELRNSPTTPNLPEGNVVLRNNATRQQPLRPRSWADPNDGVDEVDSVSNAENSIVDSPILKRTAGVGRRHPLASVELDPIMDGLDVEDSGSCDDVLDGSGSVKSGEEVSKKKEEKEFVDHIKLQFQNTVARFYCSVYYAEQFRQLRELIFPEGEERFIQSLARCMFWKATGGKSGSSFSKSLDDRFVMKQMSRLEVQSFVDFAPRYFAYINKAIKEKRPTAMAKLLGVYRIGFKNSVTNTTMRQDVLVMENLFYEKKVDKIFDLKGSVRSRYVHSSVKEDVLMDENFLEMTCESPLFIRAHSKAVLSKAIYNDTEFLSTNMVMDYSLLVGIDEKNSELAVGIIDYIRTYTWDKKLESYVKSTGILGGQGKMPTVVSPEAYRDRYTQAMQRYFLMVPDKWTGFGADLNSV from the exons ATGGATAACAGACATGACCCAACGAAACTTACATCTTTTCAACCACTGACACCTGTGTTGTCATCTGGTGGTTTCTCGCTTTCTCGATTATTTGAATTTGGTCGTAGGAAAACAAGCCGTACTCCCAAACTTCCAGCAACACCGGAACAAGCAAGAAAAACGCCTGAAGATGATTCGGTAAAGACTGTGTCAACAGAAGAAAATGTTAACGCAGCGGGTGCAACAAAAAGTGACAAA aaagaaaaCTTCTATTCTTGGTTGACTGAAAGCGTATCCAGCCAAACAAAGTTGTATGGAGGAAAAGAGCCACCTGCTGAAGTACGATTAACTCAGTCTGAAACTCAATCACCAAGAAAAGATAAATGGAGATATCGAAATGTTAAGACCATCTTGAGAAGATTAAGTGCATTGACAATAGACAGACGATGGCATCAG AGCACAGGAGATTTCAAGCACAATTTCAAACAATATTGGATGCCTGATGAGCATTGCAAAGAATGCTATGAGTGTGGAGATAAATTTAACACATTTCGTAGACGTCACCATTGTCGAGTTTGTGGACAGATATTTTGTTACAGGTGCTGCAATCAAGAAGTTCCAGGAAAAATCATTGGTTTTTCTG gtGATATCCGTGTATGCAATTACTGCAACAAAATAGTACAAGCATACTTAAATGATGATCTTGAAAAAAGCATTGAAGCATTAAGTGAAGATTTTGATCCAACTTATCGTTACGATTTTGGTGGTAGTTCTGGTTCATTAAGTTCTGTCAAATCAGGTTTACCTTTTGAAGACGCTTATCGTGTCAAA CGTGCAGGAAGTTCCAACAGTATCAACAACGGTGGCAATGAGCGTTCCCCAACTCCAGCTCAGAGATTTCCTTTTGATGCATTTGGAGTGGCACCAAGAGAAGCTAACCAGATAAaacag ctGCAAGATTATTTAAAGGAGTTATGGAGCCACATAACGGATTTAAAAGATGGCCTAGAGTTATCAAGCCATAGATATGAGCTTAAAACCTATCCAAATTGCTTTGCTGGAAGTGAGCTGGTTGATTGGTTAGTGAAAAATAACAGAGCAAGCTGCAG GACACAGGCTCAGTCTACTGGACAAGCGCTGATTGATAATGGTTGGATTGAGCATGTTTATCAAAATGAGCAGAATGTGTTTAAAGATGAATACATGTTGTATCAACCAACGAAG GTAGCTATTTTAGAGACTGAAACAGCATCCATGACGGCTCGTCTTCATGCAACTTCTAATGACTATTCAGATGACTCTAGCATAGAAAGAAAGCTTACAGAACTTGACGATGATGACGATCTAGCTCCTAAATGGTTTAAGCAGTTATCCTCAATCACACCTTTG GATGAAAGTGAGATTGGACAAAACGAAGGCGTGTTGTCTCAGAGCAAAAGGTTTTCAGCTG gTAGACATCTTGATTTGGACCATGTAACAGGAGATGATACAGATGCTCGTAAAGCTGATCTTTCTCTCCAAATGAACTTGGATACTCATAGA TTAAATGATGATGTTAACAAAGAGATAAATGTCGACAAAGCATCAAAAATTTCACTGATCACGCATGTTCCACCATTGCCACTTGACACCTATGTATGTGTTGAGGGACATCAAACggcaatgaaaaagaaaattgttaaaCCAAACAACTCTGCTATTTCTGAAGATATTTTGCGTGGAGTTGTGTTTCCAAGGCCTAACACTGAGCCCGAAGCACAGGAAGATAATTCTGATGACCCAGGAAAAGATGATTGTGGTGAACGAGTAGCAAGAGAACGTTTGAG tttttcaACATACCATCATGTACAAGTTTTAATGCAACAGTTGCTTCGACAAGATAATCTACTACCTACGTGGGAAGAAATTATAATGCCGTTCATATCGAAGATTAGTAATAAG GTAGTACCAGATGTTCGTCGGGATGATGACATGGACATCAGAACTTACGTGTGGATAACAAACGTCCCAGGAGGCTTGAAAAAAGACAGTCATCTTATCAGTGGTGTTgtgttttgtaaaaatgtttcacACAAGAGAATGACAgattatttcttgcagccaaGAATTTTAATGATGAGCTGCGCCATTGAGTATCAG AGAGTGGAAAACAAAATGTCATCTCTTGATCCATTAGTTTTACAAGAACATGCATTTTTACAAAACTTTGTCAAAAGGGTACTTGTGTTAAAGCCTAATATACTGTTGGTGGAGAAAAATGTTGCAAGAGTGGCACAAGACATGCTGTTGGCAGGTGGTGTCACTTTAGTTTATAATATCAAACAAtctaaaatggaaaatattgcTCGTTGCACAGGTGCAAATATTCTCTCTACCATGGAACAGGTTACAACAGCGCGTTTGGGTACTTGTCAACAGTTTCGATTACAAAAATACCCTCTTCCA aaatctaAAGAGACGAAAACTCTAATGTACTTTGATGGTTGTGCTCCAGATCTTGGCTGTTCACTCATTTTGCGAGGCGGCAATGAGAAAACTTTAATTAAAGTGAAAAAGATCATTAAGTATTTAATTTACGTTTCATATCATTTGAAGTTGGAAGCCAAATTTTTAATGGATGAGTTTGCTATGCCACCACCACTGGAACAACTAGCACCGCAAATTCATCAAGCACTTGCTTGCCCTGGAGAGGATTTAGCGGATGGTTCATTTGATACAGATGCAAAATGTCAAACAGAAAATCGAGCTGCTGTCGAGTTGTCAGAGTCGGAGAAGTTTTCAGATGCTCTATGTAGAATTATACTGACAAGTTCACCATTTTGTCACTATTTTATGCCGTATCTTCTCACAGAAGAAGGTAAAGACTGTTTTAGTAGACAATTTGTTGCTTCAAGAGTGTACTGGTCACGTTATATGGATGGAAGCGTTGCTGAACCATCAAAATTGCTTGAAGATGACCACGAGTGGGTTGAAAATCAAGACTTCATAAGCCCTGACACAATAATAAAGGCGCCTCATGCCTTTACTGACCCAGCATCGTTGCTTGATTGTATTGAAGACAGTGAAAAAAGAGAGACACTGCTTAACGATTTTCGTGCGCGAGGTGGGTATGTTGATCTGAAAATGTATCACAAATACGAGGAGCAAGAATCGCAAAAGGTTTATGGAAAGTATTGGAAGAAACTCTCACTTGCAGCTGGTGATGTTGTAGAACAGGAAGATGAAGAAGTTGAGAATATTGAAGAAGTATTAATGGAAAATATACCTGACCCAAAG CATGATTGTTTTGATGCATACAACCATCAAAAAATAGCTGTATTGTTCACTAGTTATCCAAGTGAATCCCGTGCTCCAAAACCGTGCATTACACCATG GGCGGTATATATGGAGTTCTACAGACGAAATGATATAACTCTGGGTGGATTCTTAGAAAGATACTGCTTTAG accTTCGTATATTTGTCCAAGCCCGAATTGTTCTGTTGCTATGGTTAACCATGTTCGGTATTTTGCACATGGTAAAGGTTCACTGTACATCCACATGAGAAATTTGGAATCTCCCATACCTGGATATGATCGTACAATATTGACATGGAGCTGGTGTAAAATCTGCAAACAG gtcactccAGTTGTCCCTTTATCATTCGAATCCTATTCAATGTCATTTGCAAAATATCTTGAGCTGCGCTTCTATGGTAGCCAATACACAAGACGTGCATCCGCTGAACCTTGCGGTCATTCGCTTCATCATGATCACTATCAATATTTTAGTTACGGAAACATGGTCGCTTCTTTTAA ATACCGTGCGATTGATCTGTACGAAGTGATACTCCCTTCAAATAATATTGTGGTTGGCAAGAAGAGACATCCTCAAACATTGGTGAACGAAGTAGAAGATATATACGCTAA GGTTGAATCATTTCCTAATGTTATCATGGATCGTTTAAATGGTTTAAAATCTGATGATCCACAGTCATTTAGTGCTACTCGAGAGgctaaaataaaagaatttatgaCTGATCTTCAG AAAGAGCGAATGAACCTGCAAGATTGTGTTCATGTCATCAAGACGAAAGCAGACAATTTAATAGTGAAGAAAACGGAGGTTGATGGTGATTCAAAATCAAGTTCTAACGCAACCAGTAAGTCAGAAGTGACACAGTCTGAACATTTAAAATCAAACAGCTCCAGTTGTATTTCCTCTTCTGCTGAAGTCACGCAAGAGAACGGTGTGGAATTAAATGATGACGAGAAATACCTACTATCGATTGATATTGGAAATAAAGTCTTTCACTTGAAGAAACGGATGTGTGAATCTGTTGAAAACTGGAACTTGAA GCTTCAAGAATTTATAACCCAAGATAGAAAACGAGAAAAATCAGCTGTCCGTTCTGCATCGCCAGTTAAACCCACTAATGTCCCGACAGATATTACAGAG TTTTACCCTGATTCAGCCGAGGTAGAGATGGATCCTGCTCGTCCGAAGCCCCAAAATCGCGAGACGGTCTCCGAAGTCACTCTCACAGATGGAAAAATTTTAAGACAGACATACTTTGGAAATACCCCCTCTCCTCATCCTGGTGATTCTACTGGTAATGACTCTCCATCGCGTGTTAGGAAGGTTAGCGGTCAAACAACAACAGCTGGGAGTGCAAGAAAAATATCTGAAAATAATCCTCCTAACATCATGAAGGAGAAAAAAGATTTGTCGTTACAGTTGACAAATGATCGAGACAAATCAAATTCAGATACTCCGTCAGATAAAACAGAACCAGAAAGAAATAAAGTAGGCAGTCCTTATATGTTGATCTCCACGTTAAAGGAAACAGCTAACACATCCAGTGAATCAATTACATCGAATAATGCATCAGCTGCAGGTGGGAAAGAAAATAGTGAAGATGGCCCATTTAGTAAAGCTGTTTCTTTTGACCAAACAGAATGTACTTCTGAAGATAAGCTGCAAGACAATGTTGTGGTAGATGTGAAATCACAGATCGAAGCTTTACCTGATTCCAACACAGAAACGAAGAATAAATGTGATGACAATGCAATACGCAAGCTAGATGATGGTGGACCCATTGACCCCTGGATAGGTATTCCACGAGCTCGTGCAGCAGATCTAATCTCTGAAAAGACTTGCTTGTCAGGTAGTGAACTAAGTTTGAAAGTGGAATGTAATAGCGACCAAGATGATCTTAGTGATAATCCCTCTGTATTGACGGAAGACGACCGAGACTCAAACTTACCTGAAAGTGAAGTCCATTCAGAGGTAGAGGTGGCTGAGGAAGAGAACGATCATCTGGAGGATGCTATCCAACTTGGCGAATCTGCAGTTGATTTTGTAGAGCGAGCCTTGTCtccaaaagaaaatgaaaaaaaggttaAAGTGAAAACGGAGAGAAAAACTGTTGGGAAATCAGTTGAACCTGTTGTACCAGTTTCTGTTAAGAAGGCAAGTTCGAAATTTGTTCCTAAATTACAAACAAATGCTAGTATAAATAAGCCTAGATCAAAGAGTACGAAAAAATACAGCGAGTTCCCAAAgtttcaaaaagaagaaaaggtgGAGAAGATTGAATACTTAACACCGAAAGAAGTGAAAGCCATGCAAGTtgcaagaagaagaagaactgAATGGGAGAACAGAAGTCGAAAAGTTACAAAAGAAAGTAAAGCTCCTCCTTCTCCTGTGAGTGCTGAACACTCAAAAGAAACACTACCTATTAAAACTAATCATTTTGGTAGCTCTAAACCATCGAAGCAAAAAACAACCAAAGATCGTAAATCTAATCCGTTGATCAAGCGCTTAGTGCAAAACACGTTGGATTCGACAGAAGGAAAAAAGAAAGGCAAAATAACACCAGTAAAGCAAGTCACATCTAAAAATAAGCGCCAGTCTTTACAATCTTCTTTCAAACCGATTAAGTTGGATAAGGACTTTGAAGGAGACCATCCATTAAGTCCTGTCAAAACGGATGAAGATATTGAGCAACCACTTTTAAAAACACCGGCAGCCGAAAGTACTTCCGAAGCGAAACAGCCTCTTTCTAACTACCAGAAACGCAAGATGATGGGACATAGAAGAATGAGATCAGCTCCGTTAAGAGTTGCTCCTAAGGAAGACACAGAAGTTCCTTCCGAGTTAACGCCGGAAAGTCCGTTTGTGTTTTTAAACCCGATGGATAATGAGGTGGTAAGAGAAAGAAGTCGTTCCCTTGGGAACAAGCATGTTTACAAGGAATCAAAGAAGCTTAGTAAAATGGCGGAGTTGGTCTGCCATGAGGATCGTGTTGACTCAGAACGGGATGTTCCTGAAGTTGTGCAG TATGACGCCAACCCAACCACTAATATAACAAATATAGATGGTAAAACATATGTGGTAAAACAACAAGACGATCGAAAAATTGTAGATGATGCTGCTTCAGTGAGAAAACCTACAAAACCAG GACATACTCGACATAAATCTTTACAGCATCGTTTTCTTTCCATTG aaaatgatgttacagaCGCACTCAAGTTACCTGCAGGAATCAATGAAG CTGCAACAGTTAACAGACGAGGCGGCAGTGAAAAGATGAAAAAGATCATTGCTAACTGGCTTCCTGGAGTTAACTTTCAGCCCATCCCACGACCATT tcCTTCATATGAGCAGTACATGCCACAAGTAAATGGGTCAGCATGTATTGTGATCAATGAAAAGGAACCAACTTCGTTAATCGCATTTACTTTGAG CTCTCAAGATTATATGAATCAGCTTCAAAATATACAAGATATGATGGCAGGGAAGAAAGTAACCAACACTTTCTTGCAAACACCGATAATAAATAGTCAGCCCAACACGCCGAGCCCGACACGTAAACAAGTTTTAGTCGAGCTAAGAAATTCACCAACAACGCCTAATTT ACCAGAAGGGAATGTTGTACTTCGCAATAACGCTACACGTCAACAACCTCTGCGACCTCGCTCATGGGCTGATCCCAATGACGGTGTGGATGAAGTCGACAGTGTCTCAA ATGCAGAAAATTCAATTGTCGACTCTCCCATTTTGAAGCGTACAGCAGGTGTTGGTCGCCGTCATCCTTTAGCGTCAGTCGAGTTGGATCCGATTATGGACGGACTTGATGTGGAAGACTCTGGATCATGTGATGACGTATTGGACGGCAGTGGTAGCGTCAAGTCGGGAG AGGAAGTCAGCAAAAAGAAGGAGGAAAAGGAATTTGTTGATCACATCAAACTAC agtTTCAGAATACTGTTGCAAGATTTTATTGCAGTGTTTATTATGCAGAACAATTTCGGCAATTGAGAGAGTTGATCTTTCCAGAGGGTGAAGAGAG GTTTATTCAATCTCTTGCAAGATGTATGTTTTGGAAAGCGACTGGAGGAAAGTCAGGCTCATCTTTTTCGAAATCGCTTG ATGATCGATTTGTAATGAAACAGATGTCAAGACTAGAAGTGCAATCTTTTGTTGATTTCGCACCCAGATATTTTGCGTACATAAATAAAGCTATcaaagaaaaa AGACCAACCGCCATGGCGAAACTGCTTGGTGTTTATCGCATTGGTTTTAAAAATTCAGTGACGAATACAACGATGAGACAAGATGTACTCGTGATGGAGAATTTGTTTTATGAGAAGAAAGTCGACAAG ATATTTGATTTGAAAGGTTCAGTGCGTAGTCGTTATGTACACTCTTCAGTGAAAGAAGATGTTCTTATGGATGAAAACTTTCTTGAAA TGACATGCGAATCTCCGTTGTTTATCCGAGCACATAGCAAAGCTGTTTTGTCGAAAGCTATTTACAACGACACCGAGTTTCTCTCCACAAACATGGTGATGGATTATTCTTTACTTGTTGGAATCGATGAAAAAAATTCAGAGCTTGCGGTTGGTATAATAG ATTACATTCGAACGTATACTTGGGATAAAAAATTAGAAAGTTATGTGAAATCAACTGGTATTTTGGGTGGGCAAGGCAAAATGCCGACAGTTGTTTCACCGGAGGCATATCGAGACCGTTATACGCAAGCTATGCAAAGATATTTCTTGATGGTTCCTGACAAATGGACTGGTTTTGGTGCTGATTTAAACTCGGTTTAA